One Halalkalicoccus sp. NIPERK01 genomic region harbors:
- a CDS encoding metal ABC transporter solute-binding protein, Zn/Mn family, translated as MDETRRRLLKGGAGVIAAASAGCLDSLGGGAPNVGSETGGGGNTAAMASFFTLADFTRQVGGDALAVENAVPTGQHGHGWEPQSDITVDAIERDAFVYLGIEGFQRWADDVVREIEANHGDVTVIDAAENVDLSEYGEHGHDEDHEAEDGHGHDEGQDHEHADDNEDGHGEDHAGGDYDPHFWVDPVRSQQAVETIRDRLIEADGDNAGTYEENAESYIADLEELHDRFEGDLAEREHDTVVVAGHDSYGYLAERYGFEIHTPQGVSPETEASPSQIAETVELVEREGIEVILYDHFDGDTLARTVVEEADTASDVAALSPAESVTEEWEAEGLDYVGQMEEINLPALQAALGAD; from the coding sequence ATGGACGAGACACGACGCCGACTGCTGAAGGGGGGCGCGGGGGTGATCGCGGCGGCGAGTGCGGGCTGTCTGGACTCGCTGGGCGGCGGGGCACCGAACGTCGGAAGCGAGACGGGCGGAGGGGGCAACACCGCCGCGATGGCGTCGTTCTTCACGCTCGCGGATTTCACCCGCCAGGTCGGCGGCGACGCCCTCGCGGTCGAGAACGCGGTCCCGACGGGCCAGCACGGTCACGGCTGGGAGCCCCAATCGGACATCACCGTCGACGCGATCGAACGCGACGCGTTCGTCTACCTCGGGATCGAGGGGTTTCAGCGCTGGGCCGACGACGTCGTCCGCGAGATCGAGGCGAACCACGGCGACGTGACGGTGATCGACGCCGCCGAGAACGTCGATCTCTCGGAGTACGGCGAGCACGGCCACGACGAGGACCACGAAGCGGAGGACGGACACGGCCACGACGAAGGTCAGGATCACGAGCACGCCGACGATAACGAAGACGGCCACGGGGAGGATCACGCGGGCGGCGACTACGATCCGCACTTCTGGGTCGATCCCGTGCGATCCCAGCAGGCCGTCGAGACCATCCGGGATCGACTGATCGAGGCCGACGGCGACAACGCCGGGACTTACGAGGAGAACGCCGAGTCGTATATCGCGGACCTCGAGGAACTCCACGACCGGTTCGAGGGGGACCTCGCCGAGCGCGAACACGACACCGTCGTCGTCGCCGGCCACGATTCCTATGGGTATCTCGCCGAGCGCTACGGCTTCGAGATCCACACGCCCCAGGGCGTCTCGCCCGAGACCGAGGCGAGCCCCAGCCAGATCGCGGAAACGGTCGAGCTGGTCGAGCGCGAGGGGATCGAGGTGATCCTCTACGACCACTTCGACGGCGACACCCTCGCCCGAACCGTCGTCGAGGAGGCGGATACCGCGAGCGACGTCGCGGCGCTCTCGCCCGCAGAGAGCGTCACCGAGGAATGGGAGGCGGAGGGACTCGACTACGTCGGCCAGATGGAAGAGATAAACCTGCCGGCGCTCCAAGCGGCACTGGGGGCAGACTAA
- a CDS encoding metal ABC transporter ATP-binding protein, translating into MSEPEVITVEDVTYSYDGRPAVEDVSLSIEEGEFLGLVGPNGSGKTTLLKLMLGLLSPDSGEIRLFGVPVEAFDAGERIGYVSQHSTGKERTMPITVREVVTMGRYPHTRFGWLRSHDREMVEEALERVGIADLADRWINELSGGQKQRAFIARTLAGEADLLALDEPTVGVDADSRDAFYDLLDELNDRGITVVLIEHDIGVVTDHADRIACINRELYHHGDAEGFLESDALARAYGTNSRLLEHGH; encoded by the coding sequence GTGAGCGAACCGGAAGTCATCACCGTCGAGGACGTCACCTACTCGTACGACGGCCGACCGGCAGTCGAGGACGTCTCGCTCTCGATCGAGGAGGGCGAGTTCCTCGGCCTCGTCGGGCCGAACGGCTCGGGCAAGACGACACTCCTCAAGCTGATGTTGGGCCTGCTCTCGCCCGACTCCGGGGAGATACGGCTGTTCGGCGTCCCGGTGGAGGCGTTCGACGCGGGCGAGCGCATCGGCTACGTCTCCCAGCACTCGACGGGCAAGGAGCGAACGATGCCGATAACGGTGAGAGAGGTCGTCACGATGGGGCGCTACCCCCACACCCGCTTCGGGTGGCTGCGGAGCCACGACCGCGAGATGGTCGAGGAGGCCCTCGAACGGGTCGGGATCGCCGACCTCGCCGACCGGTGGATCAACGAACTCTCGGGCGGACAGAAACAGCGCGCCTTTATCGCGCGGACGCTCGCGGGCGAGGCCGACCTGCTCGCGCTCGACGAACCCACCGTGGGCGTCGACGCCGACTCCCGGGACGCCTTCTACGACCTGCTCGACGAACTGAACGACCGGGGAATCACGGTCGTCCTGATCGAACACGACATCGGCGTCGTCACCGACCACGCCGACAGGATCGCCTGCATCAACCGCGAACTCTACCACCACGGCGACGCGGAGGGGTTCTTGGAAAGCGACGCGCTCGCACGGGCCTACGGAACCAACAGCCGGCTGCTCGAACACGGCCACTGA
- a CDS encoding metal ABC transporter permease yields the protein MDSKTLQRLVLAVFGLGVISLFVPIAFGLMPRTFFEASCGLGRSFGTRIACYGFIWNALTTAVFIGIVGPVIGTYLVHREMALIGETLAHAAFAGVAIGTLLFAGSGWGTPLLLSALVAGVVGALAVQFLADRTGSYGDVPIAIMLTGSFAVGTLVISLGGGLATVDINSILFGSIATVGGGNVLLMALLSIAVVGTVALTYKPLLYITFDEEAARVARFNVSAYNTLLIFLTAMVVVGSMQILGVILVAAMLVVPVAAASQVTDSFRNSLFASVIVGEVAAVSGLLLSWRYSLAPGATIVVVAIGIYLLAIAVPDRRGHASAR from the coding sequence ATGGACTCGAAGACCCTCCAGCGACTCGTCCTCGCGGTCTTCGGTCTCGGAGTCATCTCGTTGTTCGTCCCGATCGCCTTCGGGCTCATGCCCCGGACGTTCTTCGAGGCCTCCTGTGGTCTCGGCCGGTCGTTCGGGACGCGGATCGCCTGCTACGGCTTCATCTGGAACGCGCTCACGACGGCGGTGTTCATCGGGATCGTCGGCCCCGTCATCGGCACCTACCTCGTCCACCGCGAGATGGCGCTGATCGGCGAGACGCTCGCCCACGCCGCCTTCGCGGGCGTCGCGATCGGCACCCTGCTCTTCGCCGGGTCGGGCTGGGGCACCCCACTGCTGCTCTCGGCGCTCGTCGCCGGGGTCGTCGGCGCGCTCGCGGTCCAGTTCCTCGCCGACCGAACCGGATCGTACGGCGACGTCCCGATCGCGATCATGCTCACGGGCAGTTTCGCGGTCGGTACCCTCGTCATTAGCCTCGGGGGCGGTCTCGCGACGGTCGACATCAACAGCATCCTTTTCGGCTCGATCGCCACCGTCGGCGGCGGGAACGTGCTGCTGATGGCGCTCTTGAGCATCGCGGTCGTCGGGACCGTCGCGCTGACGTACAAGCCGCTTTTGTACATCACCTTCGACGAGGAGGCCGCCCGCGTCGCCCGATTCAACGTCTCGGCGTACAACACGCTGCTGATCTTCCTGACGGCGATGGTCGTCGTCGGATCGATGCAGATCCTCGGCGTCATTCTCGTAGCGGCGATGCTGGTCGTCCCCGTCGCGGCGGCGTCACAGGTCACGGACAGTTTCAGGAACTCGCTGTTCGCCTCGGTGATCGTCGGCGAGGTCGCGGCGGTTTCCGGACTCCTCCTCTCGTGGCGCTACTCGCTCGCGCCCGGCGCGACGATCGTCGTCGTCGCCATCGGGATCTACCTGCTCGCGATCGCGGTTCCCGATCGGAGGGGCCACGCCAGCGCGCGCTGA
- a CDS encoding HPP family protein translates to MVREITLTSLYSGFLLAVLGLIAFASGQPFVFPSLGPTAYVLSQVHHAEFVVPRRVIASHTFGVIAGQLSYHLLGAGVVVTDSAPAFSPGVLFLSFSAVLSIVLTVAAMVATDTSHPPACATTLIVSLGLLSAPVQGLVIVASVIALVVVHELILVFVERTGLTPVPED, encoded by the coding sequence ATGGTCCGCGAGATCACGCTCACGAGCCTGTATTCGGGGTTCCTGCTCGCCGTTCTCGGGCTGATCGCGTTCGCCAGCGGTCAGCCGTTCGTCTTCCCGAGCCTCGGACCCACCGCCTACGTCCTCTCGCAGGTGCATCACGCCGAGTTCGTCGTCCCCCGCCGGGTGATCGCCAGCCACACCTTCGGCGTGATCGCCGGCCAGCTCTCCTATCACCTGCTCGGGGCGGGCGTCGTCGTCACCGACTCGGCACCGGCGTTCTCCCCGGGCGTTCTCTTCCTCTCGTTCAGCGCGGTCCTCTCGATCGTGCTCACGGTGGCGGCCATGGTCGCGACCGACACCTCGCACCCGCCGGCGTGCGCGACGACGCTCATCGTCTCGCTGGGGTTGCTCTCGGCGCCGGTACAGGGGCTCGTGATCGTCGCCTCGGTGATCGCGCTCGTCGTCGTCCACGAACTCATCCTCGTCTTCGTCGAGCGAACCGGGCTGACGCCGGTCCCGGAGGACTAG
- a CDS encoding PRC-barrel domain-containing protein has protein sequence MDQERTSQEITSLVGREVYSNNGVFVGEVEDIKLDLGTEVVTGLALREPNEELFGQQVRGTRGILIPYRWVRAVGDVVLVNDVVERLETPEEEGEEVVA, from the coding sequence ATGGATCAGGAGCGAACGTCCCAGGAGATCACGTCGCTCGTGGGCCGCGAGGTCTACTCGAACAACGGCGTGTTCGTCGGCGAAGTCGAGGACATCAAACTCGACCTCGGAACCGAGGTCGTCACCGGCCTCGCGCTGCGCGAACCGAACGAGGAGCTGTTCGGCCAGCAGGTCCGGGGCACCCGCGGCATCCTCATCCCGTACCGGTGGGTCCGCGCCGTCGGCGACGTGGTGCTGGTCAACGACGTAGTCGAACGCCTCGAAACCCCCGAGGAAGAGGGCGAAGAGGTCGTCGCATAG
- a CDS encoding DHH family phosphoesterase, which translates to MSTGVTISSMSRYAILGCGSVGHAVADELIEQGKDVLIVDRDDDRVETLRDRDMNAQVGDIRDEEVAAGVVERDVVLILSSDVEANKAAVSNVRALDDDLFVIARASDPVSGDELADLGANSVINPAAVIAESALRLLESGELEHRAQHLSDIITATETKLAIVTHDNPDPDAIASAVALRAIAEYLGVEADILYFGDMGHQENRAFVNLLDVEMTPVSRDDPDAFAAFDTIALVDHAMLTDTNEEFDQPVDVLIDHHDIDVDRDLPDGLPFIDIRPQMNSTSTILTKYVQEFDLSLEESVATALLYGIRAETLDFKRDTTPADLTAAAYLYPFANHDTLEQVESPSMSPETLDVLAEAITNREVQGSHLVSNAGFIRDREALEQAAQHLLNLEGITTTAVFGIANNTIYLAARSKDIRLNIGRVLLDAFEEIGETMGHSTQARVEIPLGIFTGIETNEDNRETLLHLTEEAVRRKLFAAMGVESEGTNGGS; encoded by the coding sequence ATGAGTACCGGCGTTACGATCTCCTCGATGTCTCGCTATGCGATTCTCGGCTGCGGGAGCGTCGGCCACGCGGTCGCCGACGAACTGATCGAACAGGGAAAGGACGTGCTGATCGTCGACCGGGACGACGACCGCGTCGAGACGCTTCGCGACCGTGACATGAACGCACAGGTCGGGGACATCCGCGACGAGGAGGTCGCGGCGGGCGTCGTCGAACGCGACGTCGTCCTGATCCTCTCCTCGGACGTCGAGGCGAACAAGGCCGCCGTCTCGAACGTCCGCGCGCTCGACGACGACCTGTTCGTCATCGCCCGCGCGAGCGATCCCGTCTCGGGCGACGAACTCGCCGACCTCGGGGCCAACAGCGTCATCAACCCCGCGGCGGTGATCGCCGAGTCCGCGCTCCGACTGCTCGAATCGGGCGAACTCGAACACCGCGCACAGCACCTCTCGGATATCATCACCGCCACCGAGACCAAACTCGCGATCGTCACCCACGACAACCCCGACCCCGACGCGATCGCGAGCGCCGTCGCGCTGCGGGCGATCGCGGAGTACCTCGGCGTCGAGGCGGATATCCTCTACTTCGGGGACATGGGCCACCAGGAGAACCGGGCGTTCGTCAACCTGCTCGACGTCGAGATGACGCCGGTCTCGCGGGACGACCCCGACGCCTTCGCGGCGTTCGATACGATCGCGCTGGTCGATCACGCGATGCTGACCGACACCAACGAGGAGTTCGACCAGCCCGTCGACGTCCTCATCGACCACCACGACATCGACGTCGACCGGGACCTCCCCGATGGCCTGCCCTTCATCGACATCCGCCCCCAGATGAACTCCACGTCGACGATCCTCACCAAGTACGTCCAGGAGTTCGATCTCAGTCTGGAGGAGTCGGTCGCGACCGCGTTGTTGTACGGGATCCGGGCGGAGACGCTGGACTTCAAACGCGACACCACCCCGGCGGACCTCACTGCCGCGGCCTACCTCTACCCGTTCGCCAACCACGACACCTTAGAACAGGTCGAGTCGCCCTCGATGAGCCCCGAGACGCTCGACGTGCTCGCCGAGGCGATCACGAACCGCGAGGTCCAGGGGAGCCACCTCGTCTCGAACGCGGGGTTCATCCGGGACCGCGAGGCCTTAGAGCAGGCCGCCCAGCACCTGCTCAACCTCGAGGGGATCACCACCACCGCCGTCTTCGGCATCGCGAACAACACCATCTATCTGGCGGCCCGCTCGAAGGACATCCGCCTGAACATCGGCCGCGTGCTGCTCGACGCCTTCGAGGAGATCGGCGAGACGATGGGACACTCGACGCAGGCCCGCGTCGAGATCCCGCTCGGGATCTTCACGGGGATCGAGACGAACGAGGACAACCGCGAGACGCTTTTGCACCTCACCGAGGAGGCGGTCCGGAGGAAGCTCTTCGCCGCGATGGGCGTCGAGAGCGAGGGGACCAACGGCGGTTCGTAA
- a CDS encoding pyridoxamine 5'-phosphate oxidase family protein, with the protein MDSEIESLIADVSISAHLATAVGDRPHVAPVWYDYHDGHLRVLTGGRKLENVRRNPRVAVSIERADGPAVEWSVTLLGTADVVEDPERVREVSRRINAKYRGTDEAGDTSGGAMVDVTIGSASAQRY; encoded by the coding sequence ATGGATTCCGAGATCGAATCGCTGATCGCGGACGTGTCGATCTCCGCACATCTGGCGACCGCGGTGGGGGACCGCCCGCACGTCGCGCCGGTCTGGTACGACTACCACGACGGGCACCTGCGCGTGCTCACCGGCGGGAGGAAACTCGAGAACGTCCGGCGAAATCCAAGGGTCGCGGTCTCGATCGAGCGGGCCGACGGCCCCGCCGTCGAGTGGTCGGTGACCCTGCTGGGAACCGCCGATGTCGTCGAGGACCCCGAACGGGTACGCGAGGTCTCCCGGCGGATCAACGCGAAGTACAGGGGAACAGACGAGGCCGGCGACACGTCGGGCGGCGCGATGGTCGACGTCACGATCGGATCGGCGTCTGCACAACGATACTAG
- a CDS encoding PRC-barrel domain containing protein, which produces MCAQLTSEDEGKDVVDANGEKIGVVQSVRAGTAYVNPDPGVTDEIKSTLGWGDADEDTYALDDHRIEAVTDREIQIRR; this is translated from the coding sequence ATGTGTGCACAACTCACATCGGAGGACGAGGGTAAGGACGTCGTCGACGCGAACGGCGAGAAGATCGGTGTGGTACAGAGCGTCCGGGCGGGGACGGCCTACGTCAACCCCGATCCGGGCGTGACCGACGAGATCAAATCGACCCTTGGCTGGGGCGACGCGGACGAGGACACCTACGCGCTCGACGACCACCGGATCGAGGCGGTCACCGACAGGGAGATCCAGATCCGGCGGTAG
- the guaB gene encoding IMP dehydrogenase gives MASTAFLDKLDVPEALTFDDVLLRPKESRVEPDDADLSTRVSTNVSLNVPVLSAAMDTVTESDLAIEMARQGGLGVLHRNMDVEAMVAAIERVKRADELIIRDVVTASPEQTVREVDAMMEREGVSGAPVIDEDERVLGIISGTDIRPYLEVGERDAVREAMTDEVITASEDVSAREALELMYEHKIERVPIVDTENRLQGLVTMQGILQRREYGDAIHDETDRLRVGVAVGPFDDERAVAADEAGADVLFIDCAHAHNLNVIDSARAITENVKADVVVGNVGTREAAEAIVDFADGLKVGIGPGSICTTRVVSGAGMPQITAVAQVADVASAHDVPVIADGGIRYSGDAIKAIAAGADAVMLGSYFAGTDEAPGRVITMNGKRYKQYRGMGSVGAMRSGGGDRYLKDDPEDEEEYVPEGVEAATPYKGSLESELHQLTGGMKSGMGYVGAGTVPEFKERAEFVRVSSAGQAEGHAHDVVITDEAPNYSPTQE, from the coding sequence ATGGCGAGTACCGCTTTCCTCGACAAACTCGACGTACCGGAAGCGCTGACGTTCGACGACGTACTGCTCAGACCCAAGGAGAGCCGCGTCGAACCCGACGACGCCGACCTCTCCACCAGAGTGTCGACCAACGTCTCGCTCAACGTGCCCGTCCTCTCGGCGGCGATGGACACCGTCACCGAAAGCGATCTGGCGATCGAGATGGCCCGACAGGGCGGGCTGGGCGTGCTCCACCGAAACATGGACGTAGAGGCGATGGTCGCGGCGATCGAGCGCGTCAAGCGCGCCGACGAACTCATCATCCGCGACGTCGTCACCGCGAGCCCCGAGCAAACGGTGAGGGAAGTCGACGCCATGATGGAACGAGAGGGCGTCTCGGGTGCGCCCGTCATCGACGAGGACGAGCGGGTGCTTGGAATCATCTCCGGGACCGACATCCGGCCGTATCTCGAGGTCGGCGAGCGCGACGCGGTCCGGGAGGCGATGACCGACGAGGTCATCACCGCCTCCGAGGACGTCTCCGCGCGCGAGGCGCTCGAACTCATGTACGAGCACAAGATCGAGCGCGTCCCCATCGTCGACACCGAGAACCGCCTGCAGGGGCTGGTCACCATGCAGGGGATCCTCCAGCGCCGGGAGTACGGCGACGCGATCCACGACGAGACCGACCGCCTCCGCGTCGGCGTCGCCGTCGGCCCGTTCGACGACGAACGCGCGGTCGCCGCCGACGAGGCCGGCGCGGACGTGCTGTTCATCGACTGTGCCCACGCCCACAACCTGAACGTCATCGACAGTGCACGGGCGATCACCGAGAACGTCAAGGCGGACGTCGTCGTCGGTAACGTCGGGACACGTGAGGCCGCAGAAGCCATCGTCGACTTCGCCGACGGCCTCAAGGTCGGGATCGGCCCCGGCTCGATCTGCACGACCCGCGTGGTCTCCGGCGCGGGGATGCCCCAGATCACCGCCGTCGCGCAGGTCGCGGACGTCGCGAGCGCCCACGACGTGCCCGTGATCGCCGACGGCGGCATCCGCTACTCGGGCGACGCGATCAAGGCGATCGCCGCCGGCGCGGACGCCGTGATGCTCGGGTCGTACTTCGCCGGGACGGACGAGGCTCCCGGCCGGGTCATCACGATGAACGGCAAGCGCTACAAACAGTATAGGGGAATGGGCTCGGTGGGAGCCATGCGCTCGGGCGGCGGCGATCGGTACCTGAAGGACGACCCCGAGGACGAAGAGGAGTACGTCCCCGAGGGCGTCGAGGCCGCGACCCCTTACAAGGGGAGCCTCGAGAGCGAACTCCACCAGCTGACCGGCGGGATGAAAAGCGGGATGGGCTACGTCGGCGCGGGGACCGTCCCCGAGTTCAAGGAGCGCGCGGAGTTCGTGCGCGTCTCCTCTGCGGGCCAGGCGGAGGGCCACGCCCACGACGTCGTCATCACCGACGAAGCGCCGAACTACAGCCCGACACAGGAGTGA
- a CDS encoding DUF5794 domain-containing protein: MSSSQHPVALRLERALGLHEAVSGPAKLLAIVMFLPLIDGIFPALILAGGIDTVAGILQIGLLVFGGSAVLAVILAEMDGTPREQAKVVLLVAAGLVPLAALEAALAPTIASVIDLAIFERFAALVIAAIAAKTASARIGEYLPSPGVIVGLGVVASVDPAGFEVVLLPDPGLVLRAVAAAGVGVVFALCVALGSPWLRRNLDIDSFRFGSAVALGVLPLALLGVVFEQAPLAVLIVAGVLAFDPGDGIGGPAGSAAADGGEDGEGAGPERGYAAEREREPWL; the protein is encoded by the coding sequence ATGAGTAGCTCCCAGCACCCGGTTGCACTCAGGCTGGAACGGGCGCTCGGCCTCCATGAAGCGGTCTCGGGGCCGGCGAAGCTGCTCGCGATCGTGATGTTCCTCCCGCTGATCGACGGGATCTTCCCGGCGCTGATCCTGGCGGGCGGCATCGACACCGTCGCGGGTATCCTGCAGATCGGCCTGCTGGTGTTCGGCGGCAGCGCCGTTCTGGCGGTGATCCTCGCGGAGATGGACGGCACCCCACGAGAGCAGGCGAAGGTCGTGTTGCTCGTGGCGGCCGGACTCGTGCCGCTCGCCGCGCTCGAAGCCGCCCTCGCGCCGACGATCGCGAGCGTGATCGATCTGGCGATCTTCGAGCGCTTCGCCGCGCTGGTGATCGCCGCCATCGCCGCCAAGACCGCGAGCGCGCGGATCGGGGAGTACCTCCCCTCGCCCGGCGTCATCGTCGGTCTCGGGGTCGTCGCGAGCGTCGATCCGGCCGGGTTCGAGGTCGTCCTCCTGCCGGATCCGGGGCTTGTCCTCCGGGCGGTCGCCGCCGCGGGCGTGGGCGTCGTCTTCGCGCTCTGCGTGGCGCTGGGAAGCCCGTGGCTGCGCCGTAACCTCGACATCGACTCGTTTCGCTTCGGGAGCGCGGTCGCGCTCGGTGTCCTCCCGCTCGCGCTACTGGGGGTCGTCTTCGAGCAGGCCCCGCTCGCGGTGTTGATCGTCGCCGGCGTGCTCGCGTTCGATCCCGGCGACGGGATCGGCGGTCCAGCCGGGAGCGCCGCAGCGGACGGGGGCGAGGACGGCGAGGGGGCCGGACCGGAGCGGGGCTACGCGGCCGAGCGCGAACGCGAACCCTGGCTGTAG
- a CDS encoding DUF5795 family protein codes for MSQNRVVEGRMVNAVRLAELVEGERPMEATEIEDAERDCPECGGDVLQVGYMPSVSEFVTGFKCQDCEWSETDRE; via the coding sequence ATGAGCCAGAACCGCGTCGTCGAGGGTCGCATGGTCAACGCCGTGCGACTCGCCGAACTCGTCGAGGGCGAGCGACCGATGGAGGCCACGGAGATCGAGGACGCCGAACGGGACTGTCCGGAGTGCGGTGGGGACGTCCTGCAGGTGGGGTACATGCCGAGCGTCAGCGAGTTCGTCACGGGTTTCAAGTGCCAAGACTGCGAGTGGAGCGAGACGGATCGGGAGTAA
- a CDS encoding DUF4013 domain-containing protein has translation MVLYAIEDLDDAWVATREFLTPLSVERLLVLAVIVFFVGGTSTNFPGGGGGGAPAETDPGAEQGLDALWAFVVENALAIGLIGGTIVLLILLFTLVGAVMEFVFVQSLRTDEVRFWGYSRSYLGEGLRLFGFRIALGTVGLLIAAVVLGFGLAAIGVGPLPEIGGAILVVLGLLAAVVFVLLTITNALTTTFVVPIMLVRESGVLDGWRAFWPTLVGQWKQYLAYGIAALILNIALGIVFVLLLAIAAIGVLIPVGIVVAGIAFLAEPLLAPVVIVFGVLFVGGLILVALLVQVPMQTYLRYYALLILGDTNEALDPIPDVRASVRDTGESLDGPEAI, from the coding sequence ATGGTACTATACGCAATCGAGGATCTGGACGATGCGTGGGTCGCGACCCGCGAGTTTCTGACACCGCTGTCGGTCGAACGCCTGTTGGTACTCGCGGTGATCGTCTTTTTCGTCGGTGGGACGAGCACGAACTTCCCCGGCGGCGGGGGCGGTGGAGCACCAGCAGAAACCGATCCCGGTGCCGAGCAGGGTCTCGACGCGCTCTGGGCGTTCGTCGTCGAGAACGCGCTGGCGATCGGGCTGATTGGCGGGACGATCGTGCTTCTCATCCTCCTGTTCACCCTCGTCGGCGCGGTCATGGAGTTCGTCTTCGTCCAGTCGCTGCGGACCGACGAGGTCCGGTTCTGGGGGTACTCACGGTCGTATCTCGGCGAGGGACTCCGTCTCTTCGGGTTTCGGATCGCCCTTGGAACGGTTGGTCTACTCATCGCCGCCGTGGTACTCGGGTTCGGCCTGGCGGCGATCGGTGTCGGGCCACTCCCCGAGATCGGTGGCGCGATACTCGTCGTACTCGGCCTCCTCGCCGCCGTGGTGTTCGTGCTGCTGACGATTACGAACGCCTTGACCACGACGTTCGTCGTCCCGATCATGCTCGTACGCGAATCGGGCGTACTCGACGGCTGGCGAGCGTTCTGGCCGACGCTCGTCGGCCAGTGGAAACAGTATCTCGCCTACGGGATCGCGGCGTTGATCCTCAACATCGCTCTCGGGATCGTGTTCGTGCTCCTGCTCGCGATCGCGGCGATCGGCGTTCTCATCCCGGTGGGGATCGTCGTTGCGGGCATCGCGTTCCTCGCCGAACCGCTTCTCGCGCCGGTCGTGATCGTCTTTGGCGTGCTGTTCGTCGGCGGGCTGATCCTCGTGGCGCTCCTCGTGCAGGTCCCGATGCAGACATATCTCCGCTACTACGCCCTGTTGATCCTCGGGGACACGAACGAGGCGCTCGATCCGATCCCCGACGTCAGAGCGAGCGTCCGCGACACCGGCGAGTCACTGGACGGCCCCGAAGCGATATAG
- a CDS encoding PadR family transcriptional regulator, with protein MYDLTGFQRDLLYVIGGLNDPHGLALKAELEEYYGTEIHHGRLYPNLDTLVDKGLVEKSPMDRRTNVYKLTSRGRRELDARREWEHQYLRDTASVA; from the coding sequence ATGTACGACCTCACAGGCTTCCAGCGGGATCTGCTCTACGTGATCGGTGGATTGAACGACCCCCACGGTCTCGCGCTCAAGGCCGAACTCGAGGAGTATTACGGAACCGAGATCCATCACGGACGGCTGTATCCGAACCTCGATACGCTCGTCGACAAGGGATTGGTCGAGAAATCGCCGATGGATCGGCGAACGAACGTCTACAAACTCACGTCGCGCGGGCGGCGAGAACTCGACGCTCGTCGGGAGTGGGAACACCAGTACCTACGCGACACTGCCAGTGTGGCCTGA